In Devosia sp. 1566, a single genomic region encodes these proteins:
- a CDS encoding NfeD family protein codes for MQVIAFIASYGPWSWIVAGLVLLALELVVPGGFLVWMGIAGIVTGLMLFFQPISGPLQWLLFGSLSLIAIFVWVRWSRSRPPENDHPQLNERAESLVGQVVALQAPIEGGFGRVALGDSVWRVSGPDLPQGTRVRVTGSNGPVLRVVPADQVAPSTNA; via the coding sequence ATGCAAGTCATCGCTTTTATCGCGAGCTATGGACCATGGTCCTGGATCGTCGCGGGACTGGTGCTGCTGGCGCTGGAACTGGTGGTGCCGGGCGGGTTCCTGGTCTGGATGGGCATTGCCGGTATCGTCACCGGGCTGATGCTGTTTTTCCAGCCGATTTCCGGGCCGCTGCAATGGCTGCTGTTCGGGAGCCTGTCCCTGATCGCGATCTTTGTCTGGGTGCGCTGGAGCCGCTCGCGCCCGCCTGAAAACGACCACCCGCAATTGAACGAGCGCGCCGAAAGCCTGGTGGGGCAGGTCGTGGCGCTCCAGGCCCCGATTGAGGGCGGGTTCGGGCGCGTAGCCCTTGGCGATAGTGTGTGGCGGGTGTCCGGCCCCGATTTGCCGCAGGGCACACGGGTGCGGGTGACCGGCAGCAATGGTCCGGTGCTGCGGGTAGTGCCAGCCGACCAGGTTGCCCCCTCAACCAACGCATAG
- a CDS encoding lytic murein transglycosylase — translation MKRLLAVLVLSLAWLSTAWGQPAESFDSFVASFRAKALAAGVSAQTYAAAMDGLSPDPRTPGLVTSQPEFATPIWDYIDGRVTGERVARGRSAVERNAALFGAVGQQYGVDPYLLGAIWGMETDYGTVLGNNSLIRPVVRSLATLVHQRRSRLLEDEGDLIAALLLVQRGPLDAQRLVGSWAGAIGHLQVNPSNVVKFGTDGDGDGRVDLHNSLTDALATSAVYLRGLGYQPGVDWGFEVEVPQGFDYLLASRTQMRPIAFFAERGITRAGGRAFANPSLPVFLYVPAGQNGPKFLLTQNYLVLKGYNFSDSYALAVAHLTDRLKGGGAFAAAWPRDTVFPNLQQREAVQAALKALGLYDGAVDGRLGPITQEAYARFQASRGEVADGFITRAAYQALVSAER, via the coding sequence ATGAAGCGACTGCTGGCGGTTCTGGTGTTGAGCTTGGCGTGGCTGTCCACGGCATGGGGGCAGCCGGCGGAGAGCTTTGACAGCTTTGTGGCGAGCTTTCGCGCCAAGGCACTGGCTGCCGGCGTAAGTGCTCAAACCTACGCGGCGGCCATGGACGGGCTCTCGCCCGACCCGCGTACGCCTGGTCTGGTCACCAGCCAGCCCGAGTTTGCTACCCCCATCTGGGACTATATTGATGGACGGGTGACCGGCGAGCGGGTGGCGCGTGGCCGCTCGGCGGTCGAGCGCAACGCGGCGCTGTTCGGTGCAGTGGGGCAGCAATACGGGGTTGATCCCTATCTGCTTGGCGCCATTTGGGGCATGGAAACCGATTATGGCACGGTGCTGGGCAACAACTCACTGATCCGGCCGGTGGTGCGCTCGCTCGCGACCCTTGTGCACCAGCGTCGCTCGCGGCTTTTGGAAGATGAGGGCGATTTGATTGCGGCGCTGCTGCTGGTGCAGCGCGGACCGTTGGATGCACAGCGCCTTGTTGGCTCCTGGGCGGGGGCGATCGGGCACCTGCAGGTGAACCCATCCAATGTCGTGAAGTTCGGCACGGATGGGGACGGCGATGGCCGGGTGGATCTGCACAACTCGCTGACCGATGCGCTTGCGACCAGTGCGGTTTATCTGCGCGGGCTGGGTTACCAGCCGGGAGTAGACTGGGGCTTTGAGGTCGAGGTGCCACAGGGCTTCGACTATTTGCTGGCGTCGCGCACCCAGATGCGGCCCATCGCGTTTTTCGCTGAACGGGGGATTACCCGGGCCGGTGGGCGGGCCTTCGCCAATCCGAGCCTGCCGGTGTTTTTGTATGTGCCGGCAGGGCAGAACGGGCCCAAGTTTTTGCTGACGCAGAATTATCTGGTGCTCAAGGGCTATAACTTTTCCGATAGCTATGCTTTGGCGGTAGCGCATCTCACCGATCGCCTCAAGGGAGGAGGCGCCTTTGCGGCAGCCTGGCCGCGCGACACGGTGTTCCCCAATCTGCAGCAGCGCGAGGCGGTGCAGGCGGCGCTCAAGGCCCTGGGGCTCTATGACGGGGCGGTGGACGGACGACTAGGGCCGATCACGCAGGAGGCTTATGCGCGCTTTCAGGCGAGCCGCGGTGAGGTGGCGGACGGCTTCATCACGCGCGCTGCTTATCAAGCCTTGGTGTCTGCAGAACGCTGA
- a CDS encoding outer membrane beta-barrel protein, translating into MAASDHATGDGSETSNERLLPNVYPAEPVLASSAGLAEPAHPFFDVDWATALRGTYTKSTDDETFDIRFVPSFALEHEGSRSQLGASGELELIRPSDTDEVDVSGLRLNLEGGYALDSVTALSGAADLSYAQEPASTPGLANDIAEPAATLVGSLNGGATRQFGRFNIGVTGAVARYLYGPTELVDRTVEDNEDDNYWTLDGGLRLGFQATPILEVFGEGNLGRDLFARQTGMPTRDATDSSVSVGVVGRWNETLEASASTGLALRRFDDENLEEVTAQLFEAAVTYRPDSTWRLTGALTTDVQPSGPDNGGTTRVQYSASADLGYTVNSWLALRALAGWHTARFEGSADTETGYGLGAGADYRVNAHTAASVDYGYARTDSTADGRDRSHQLSLGVTLRR; encoded by the coding sequence ATGGCTGCGTCTGACCATGCCACCGGCGATGGCTCCGAGACCAGCAATGAGCGGCTGCTACCCAATGTTTATCCAGCCGAGCCGGTGCTGGCGAGCAGTGCGGGGCTAGCTGAACCCGCGCATCCGTTTTTCGACGTGGATTGGGCAACTGCGCTGCGGGGAACCTATACCAAGTCTACGGATGACGAGACTTTCGATATCCGGTTCGTCCCGAGCTTCGCGCTCGAGCATGAGGGGTCGAGATCCCAGCTCGGAGCCTCGGGAGAGCTGGAGCTTATCCGGCCCTCCGATACCGACGAGGTGGATGTTAGCGGGTTGCGGCTTAACCTTGAGGGCGGTTACGCGCTGGACAGCGTTACGGCGCTGAGCGGGGCCGCCGACCTGTCCTACGCGCAGGAGCCGGCAAGCACGCCGGGGCTCGCCAATGATATTGCCGAGCCCGCCGCAACGCTGGTGGGCAGCCTCAATGGTGGCGCCACACGGCAGTTCGGCAGGTTCAATATCGGCGTCACCGGCGCAGTAGCCCGGTATCTTTATGGTCCCACCGAGTTGGTGGACCGGACAGTCGAGGACAACGAGGACGACAACTACTGGACGCTCGATGGCGGGTTGCGCCTCGGCTTCCAAGCCACGCCGATTCTTGAAGTCTTCGGGGAGGGCAATCTCGGCCGCGACTTGTTTGCACGTCAGACTGGCATGCCGACGCGCGATGCCACCGATAGTTCAGTCAGTGTCGGGGTGGTGGGGCGCTGGAACGAAACCCTTGAGGCCTCCGCCTCGACCGGTTTGGCGTTACGGCGTTTCGATGATGAGAACCTGGAGGAAGTGACGGCGCAATTGTTTGAAGCTGCTGTCACCTACCGGCCCGATTCCACCTGGCGCTTGACAGGGGCTCTGACCACCGATGTGCAGCCATCGGGACCGGACAATGGCGGCACGACCCGGGTGCAATATAGCGCCAGCGCCGATCTGGGTTACACCGTCAATTCATGGCTGGCTCTGCGCGCGCTAGCGGGATGGCACACGGCCCGCTTCGAGGGGAGCGCCGACACGGAAACCGGTTATGGTCTCGGTGCCGGAGCAGATTATCGGGTAAACGCGCATACTGCCGCAAGCGTCGATTATGGCTATGCAAGGACGGACAGCACTGCCGATGGCCGCGATCGCAGCCATCAGCTCAGCCTGGGTGTCACCCTGCGCCGCTAA
- the hpt gene encoding hypoxanthine phosphoribosyltransferase — translation MTSPAYVVDELISAKAIAARVEALAKEISAYFADTDKLVVVGLLRGSFIFIADLVRELDLPVEVDFLEASSYGNSTQSSREVRILKDLRGEIAGRDVLVVEDIVDTGHTLKHVLEILQTRHPRRVEVCALLNKQSRRETDVHAKWIGFDIPDKFVVGYGIDYAQRNRNLPYIGAVRFLD, via the coding sequence ATGACTTCCCCGGCCTATGTTGTCGATGAACTGATTTCCGCCAAGGCCATCGCTGCCCGGGTGGAAGCCCTCGCCAAGGAAATCTCGGCCTATTTCGCCGACACCGACAAGCTTGTGGTCGTGGGTCTGCTCCGCGGATCGTTCATCTTCATCGCCGATCTCGTGCGCGAGCTCGACCTGCCGGTGGAAGTGGATTTTCTCGAGGCCTCCTCCTATGGCAACTCCACCCAGTCGAGCCGGGAAGTGCGCATCCTCAAGGATCTGCGCGGTGAGATTGCCGGCCGCGACGTGCTGGTCGTCGAGGACATCGTCGATACCGGTCACACGCTCAAGCATGTGCTCGAAATCCTGCAAACGCGCCATCCCCGGCGCGTCGAGGTTTGTGCCCTGCTCAACAAACAGAGCCGTCGCGAAACCGATGTGCACGCCAAATGGATCGGCTTCGACATCCCGGACAAATTCGTTGTCGGCTACGGCATCGATTATGCGCAACGCAATCGCAACCTGCCCTATATCGGCGCGGTGCGTTTCCTCGATTAG
- a CDS encoding Ku protein, which translates to MAASRPVWKGQLRLSLVSIAVELYTATKSNAKPSFHQIHEPTGQRIHYEKVVEGVGPVDPDEIMKGFEYEKGDYVLLTDEEIDAVKLDTRKTLELTQFVGACEIDPIYFDKPYFVVPADDLAEDAFRVIRDALRESQKVGLGQLALRGKEYLVAIKPTGTGLLMETLHYEEEIRKADPFFAEISAKKADPDLLEVATALIDKKTAKFDAGVFKDHYQAALRDLIAQKLKSKGKKVEASDDAPDDKPNTSNVVDLMAALKSSLEGSNGSDKAPAKATAKAPAKTSKSRSTAEKPAASRKKAS; encoded by the coding sequence ATGGCAGCGTCACGTCCCGTCTGGAAAGGTCAGCTTCGTTTGTCGCTCGTGTCGATTGCCGTCGAGCTCTATACGGCCACCAAGAGCAACGCCAAGCCATCCTTCCATCAGATCCATGAGCCGACCGGCCAGCGCATCCACTATGAAAAAGTGGTCGAAGGCGTGGGCCCGGTCGATCCCGACGAGATCATGAAGGGCTTTGAATACGAAAAGGGCGACTATGTCCTCCTCACCGACGAGGAGATCGACGCCGTCAAGCTCGACACGCGCAAGACGCTGGAGCTGACCCAGTTCGTTGGTGCCTGCGAGATCGACCCCATCTATTTCGACAAGCCCTACTTCGTGGTCCCGGCCGACGACCTGGCCGAGGATGCCTTCCGCGTCATCCGCGATGCGCTGCGCGAAAGCCAGAAGGTCGGGCTCGGTCAACTCGCTCTGCGCGGCAAGGAATATCTCGTCGCCATCAAGCCCACCGGCACGGGCCTCCTCATGGAAACGCTTCACTACGAAGAGGAAATCCGCAAGGCCGACCCGTTCTTCGCCGAAATTTCCGCCAAGAAGGCCGACCCGGACCTGCTCGAGGTCGCGACCGCCCTTATCGACAAGAAAACCGCCAAGTTCGACGCGGGCGTGTTCAAGGATCACTATCAGGCGGCGCTCCGCGATCTGATCGCGCAAAAGCTCAAGTCCAAGGGCAAGAAGGTCGAGGCCAGCGATGACGCGCCCGACGACAAGCCGAATACCTCCAATGTGGTTGATCTGATGGCCGCGCTCAAAAGCAGCCTTGAGGGGAGCAACGGCTCGGACAAGGCTCCGGCCAAAGCGACGGCAAAGGCGCCGGCCAAGACCAGCAAGTCACGCTCTACGGCGGAAAAACCCGCAGCCTCTCGCAAAAAGGCGAGCTAA
- a CDS encoding SPFH domain-containing protein has protein sequence MDGFALDGLSITLIVLGILALLVLFAGAKTVPQGYNYTIERFGKYTRTLKPGLNLIVPFIDGVGKRINVMEQVLDVPHQEVITRDNATVTANGVTFYQILDAAAAAYEVTDLQNAILNLTMTNIRTVMGSMDLDELLSHRDEINERLLRVVDTAVSPWGVKITRIEIKDIDPPKDLVESMGRQMKAEREKRAAILEAEGRRQSAILQAEGAKQAQVLEAEGRKEAAFRDAEARERSAEAEAKATQMVSDAIASGSVQAINYFVANNYIEALGKIATSPNQKVLMLPVEAASVIGSIGGIAEIARETFGAPAAPPRSARPPSAGQS, from the coding sequence ATGGACGGATTTGCGCTTGATGGGCTCAGCATCACACTGATCGTCCTGGGCATCCTGGCCCTGCTCGTGCTGTTCGCCGGGGCAAAGACGGTACCCCAAGGGTACAACTACACCATCGAGCGGTTCGGGAAGTATACCCGCACGCTCAAGCCGGGTCTAAACCTCATCGTGCCGTTCATTGATGGCGTGGGGAAACGGATCAATGTCATGGAGCAAGTGCTTGATGTTCCCCATCAGGAAGTGATCACCCGTGACAACGCCACGGTGACGGCGAACGGCGTCACCTTCTACCAGATCCTGGATGCGGCGGCGGCTGCCTATGAAGTCACCGACCTGCAAAACGCTATTCTCAACCTCACCATGACCAATATCCGCACGGTGATGGGCTCGATGGATCTCGACGAATTGTTGAGCCATCGCGACGAGATCAATGAGCGTCTGCTACGGGTGGTGGATACGGCTGTGTCGCCCTGGGGCGTCAAGATCACCCGCATCGAGATTAAGGATATCGATCCGCCCAAGGATCTGGTGGAATCCATGGGCCGGCAGATGAAGGCGGAGCGCGAGAAGCGCGCGGCCATTCTCGAGGCAGAAGGGCGGCGGCAAAGCGCGATCCTTCAGGCCGAAGGCGCCAAGCAGGCGCAGGTTCTGGAAGCTGAGGGGCGCAAGGAAGCCGCGTTTAGGGACGCGGAGGCTCGCGAGCGGTCCGCTGAAGCAGAGGCCAAGGCCACCCAGATGGTCAGTGATGCCATCGCTTCGGGCAGCGTGCAGGCGATCAACTATTTCGTGGCCAACAACTACATCGAAGCACTAGGCAAGATCGCGACTTCACCCAACCAGAAGGTGTTGATGTTGCCGGTGGAGGCCGCGAGCGTCATCGGCTCTATTGGCGGCATTGCGGAAATCGCCCGCGAGACTTTTGGTGCGCCGGCAGCACCGCCGCGGTCAGCACGGCCGCCTAGCGCCGGCCAGAGCTGA
- the galU gene encoding UTP--glucose-1-phosphate uridylyltransferase GalU, whose protein sequence is MLPPLHSLYPFGSERLHKRVRTAVFPVAGLGTRFLPATKALPKEMLTVVDRPLIQYAVDEAREAGIEHFVFVTGRNKGVIEDHFDRQFELETTLELRGKSAALDELRKDLPSAGHTSFTRQQEPLGLGHAVWCARDIVGNNPFALLLPDMLFKGTPGVLKQMMDAYEETGGNVIAVEEVPHEEVSSYGVVARGPGEDNGFRITQMVEKPKPADAPSNLIISGRYILQPEIFSLLAEQTKGAGGEIQITDAMQTLMQGQQFTGVKYEGKSFDCGSKNGFLMANIVYALDRPDIRDGFLKELRKLDLSDQL, encoded by the coding sequence ATGTTGCCACCCCTTCATAGCCTTTACCCTTTCGGGAGTGAACGATTGCACAAGCGCGTACGAACAGCGGTTTTTCCGGTTGCAGGTTTGGGGACCCGGTTCCTGCCGGCAACCAAAGCTCTCCCCAAGGAGATGCTCACAGTGGTAGACCGGCCGCTGATCCAGTATGCGGTTGATGAAGCACGCGAGGCCGGCATCGAGCATTTCGTCTTTGTTACCGGGCGCAACAAGGGCGTGATCGAAGACCATTTCGACCGCCAGTTCGAGCTCGAAACGACCCTTGAGCTGCGCGGCAAATCCGCCGCGCTCGACGAGTTGCGCAAGGACCTGCCTTCGGCGGGCCACACCAGCTTCACCCGCCAGCAGGAGCCTTTGGGCCTTGGTCACGCGGTGTGGTGTGCCCGTGACATCGTCGGGAACAATCCCTTCGCCCTTCTGCTGCCCGACATGCTGTTCAAAGGCACGCCCGGCGTGCTCAAGCAGATGATGGATGCCTATGAGGAAACAGGGGGCAATGTCATCGCCGTCGAGGAAGTGCCCCATGAGGAGGTTTCCTCCTATGGCGTCGTTGCCCGTGGCCCAGGGGAGGATAATGGCTTCCGCATCACCCAGATGGTCGAAAAGCCCAAGCCCGCCGATGCCCCGTCCAACCTCATCATTTCCGGGCGCTATATCCTGCAGCCCGAAATCTTCTCGCTACTCGCCGAACAAACCAAGGGTGCGGGTGGTGAAATCCAGATCACCGATGCCATGCAGACGCTCATGCAGGGCCAGCAGTTCACCGGCGTGAAGTATGAGGGCAAGTCCTTCGATTGCGGATCCAAGAACGGCTTCCTGATGGCCAACATCGTCTACGCCCTTGACCGCCCCGACATCCGCGACGGCTTCCTCAAGGAATTGCGCAAGCTCGACCTGTCCGATCAGCTCTGA
- a CDS encoding DUF459 domain-containing protein: MFIFVDVAPALAQPVPDILVAQQQKRRTLFDLLFGEEPQAAPPVEQPRRVQPRQQEQRQQPRQEPQQQQRRREAPAAAAPPPKPTVEKAADATKLAVFGDSMAVDLAKALERFYAEDPNLVVIDQGVGDSGFVRQDHFNWTAEVEEEIAEGSFDLAVVIIGLNDRQEIKAEGETLEPLSEQWSRLYQGRITEFLQKLRAARKPVLWVGLPPMSKNDYSTAISQINAIQRLASFSGGAEFLDIYERFVGEDGKYATYGPDVNGQNARMRRDDGIHFSSAGADKLAFYVSQSLRTFYRGGGVSVAVADPLAGTDAAAMLRPPFQGLGQIRLLEVAGAIIPLNRAPARAGDLLTATGAPSPAPAFTLDQLMNAPMGRVDAFGVGIDPEAVPADNGASPL, encoded by the coding sequence ATGTTCATCTTCGTGGACGTGGCGCCGGCCTTGGCACAACCTGTGCCCGACATCTTAGTCGCCCAGCAGCAAAAGCGACGCACCTTGTTTGACCTGTTGTTTGGCGAGGAGCCTCAGGCTGCTCCCCCGGTCGAGCAACCGCGCCGGGTGCAGCCGCGCCAGCAGGAGCAACGCCAGCAGCCGCGCCAGGAGCCACAGCAGCAGCAAAGGCGTCGCGAGGCGCCCGCGGCAGCTGCGCCACCGCCGAAACCCACCGTCGAGAAAGCGGCGGATGCCACCAAGCTGGCCGTGTTCGGCGACTCCATGGCTGTTGATCTCGCCAAGGCGCTGGAGCGCTTCTACGCCGAAGACCCAAACCTGGTGGTGATCGATCAGGGTGTGGGTGATTCCGGCTTTGTGCGACAGGATCATTTCAACTGGACGGCAGAGGTCGAAGAGGAGATCGCCGAGGGCAGCTTCGATCTGGCGGTGGTGATTATCGGGCTCAATGACCGCCAGGAGATCAAGGCGGAAGGGGAGACGCTGGAGCCGCTCAGCGAGCAGTGGAGCCGCCTCTACCAAGGGCGGATTACCGAGTTCCTGCAAAAGCTGCGTGCAGCGCGCAAGCCGGTCCTGTGGGTGGGACTGCCACCGATGTCCAAGAACGATTATTCAACCGCGATCAGCCAGATCAATGCCATTCAGCGGCTGGCCAGTTTCTCGGGCGGCGCCGAGTTCCTCGACATCTATGAACGGTTTGTGGGTGAGGACGGCAAGTACGCCACCTATGGTCCAGATGTGAACGGACAGAACGCCCGCATGCGCCGGGATGACGGCATCCATTTCTCCTCGGCAGGAGCGGACAAGCTGGCCTTTTACGTCAGCCAGTCACTGCGCACCTTTTACCGGGGTGGTGGAGTGAGCGTGGCGGTTGCCGATCCGCTCGCCGGCACCGATGCCGCGGCGATGCTGCGGCCTCCGTTTCAGGGCTTGGGGCAAATCCGGCTGCTTGAAGTGGCAGGGGCCATTATCCCGCTTAACCGCGCCCCGGCTCGCGCCGGCGATCTGTTAACGGCAACCGGTGCGCCGAGCCCCGCGCCAGCGTTCACGCTCGATCAGTTGATGAATGCCCCGATGGGGCGGGTGGATGCGTTCGGCGTGGGCATCGATCCGGAAGCAGTACCAGCCGATAATGGCGCAAGCCCGCTCTAG
- the galE gene encoding UDP-glucose 4-epimerase GalE: protein MAVLVTGGAGYIGSHMVLKLADAGEAVVVLDNLVTGFDWAIDGRASFVQGSASDQELVGRILADHGITEIVHFAGSIVVPESVSNPLKYYANNTAASRDLIEAAVAGGVKHFIFSSTAAVYGMTGLAPVVETTPLNPMSPYGRSKLMTEWMLQDVAAAHPMTHGVLRYFNVAGADPEKRSGQSTPLATHLIKVACQTALGQRAKMDIFGTDYETPDGTCVRDYIHVTDLIEAHALLLEHLRGGGESTTLNCAYGQGYSVRQVVDTVKSVSGVDFKVEEGPRRPGDPASITATGEKVRSLLGWTPQHDDLTEIVRTAYDWEKHLMMRNR, encoded by the coding sequence ATGGCCGTTCTGGTAACGGGAGGCGCCGGATATATCGGCAGCCATATGGTTCTCAAGCTTGCCGATGCTGGCGAAGCCGTCGTGGTGCTGGACAATCTGGTTACCGGCTTTGACTGGGCCATCGATGGGCGTGCCAGTTTCGTGCAAGGCTCCGCCTCCGACCAAGAACTGGTCGGTCGGATACTCGCCGATCATGGCATAACCGAGATCGTGCATTTTGCCGGCTCGATTGTGGTGCCGGAATCGGTGAGCAATCCACTGAAGTATTACGCCAACAACACCGCCGCCTCGCGCGATCTGATCGAGGCTGCGGTTGCGGGCGGGGTCAAGCACTTCATTTTCTCCTCGACGGCGGCAGTTTACGGCATGACCGGACTGGCGCCAGTTGTGGAAACCACTCCACTCAACCCGATGTCGCCTTATGGCCGCTCCAAGCTCATGACCGAGTGGATGCTGCAGGACGTGGCGGCGGCCCATCCGATGACCCATGGCGTGTTGCGCTACTTCAATGTCGCTGGCGCCGACCCCGAGAAGCGTTCGGGCCAGTCGACGCCGCTCGCGACCCACCTGATCAAGGTTGCCTGCCAGACTGCATTGGGGCAGCGGGCCAAGATGGACATCTTCGGGACCGATTATGAAACGCCCGATGGGACCTGCGTGCGCGACTATATTCATGTCACCGACCTGATCGAGGCCCATGCGCTGCTGCTGGAGCATCTGCGCGGGGGTGGCGAGAGCACGACGCTGAACTGCGCTTATGGGCAAGGCTATTCGGTTCGGCAAGTGGTGGACACTGTCAAATCGGTGTCGGGCGTAGACTTTAAGGTGGAGGAGGGGCCGCGCCGTCCGGGCGATCCGGCCTCCATTACCGCAACGGGCGAGAAGGTGCGCTCGCTGCTGGGCTGGACGCCGCAGCACGACGATCTCACCGAAATCGTGCGGACGGCCTATGACTGGGAAAAGCACCTGATGATGCGCAATCGCTAG
- a CDS encoding glutamate synthase subunit beta yields MGKVTGFLEIEREEPRYEPASDRVRHFGEFTIPMTEGRVADQAARCMDCGIPFCHGDTGCPVHNQIPDFNDLVYHGDWEEASRNLHSTNNFPEFTGRICPAPCEEACTLNLEDTPVTIKTVEQAIADKAIRSGWVKPQVAAIKTGKSVAVVGSGPAGMAAAQQLARAGHDVHLYEREPKAGGLMRYGIPDFKMEKDHIDFRVEQMTAEGVTFHYGENIGISRPLSDLQARHDAILLCGGAEKPRDVSAEGVELNGVHFAMPFLVQQNRRLGGEPIPEDAVLSAAGKHVVVVGGGDTASDCVGTSFRQGAIAVTQLDVRPMPPEMENKLTNWPNWAVKMRTSSSQAEGAIREFAAGTMKIIGNAKGQVTGVECARVDRARQPIPGTEFVIKADLVLLAIGFAGPVQEGMLTQLGAQLDKRGNLFADTFSYKTSVDKVYTAGDMRRGQSLVVWAIREGRQAARAIDLDLMGKTALPR; encoded by the coding sequence ATGGGCAAGGTTACAGGCTTTCTTGAGATCGAACGCGAAGAACCGCGTTACGAGCCGGCATCCGATCGGGTGCGCCATTTTGGTGAGTTCACCATCCCGATGACCGAAGGGCGCGTTGCCGATCAGGCCGCGCGCTGCATGGATTGCGGCATTCCGTTCTGCCACGGCGATACGGGCTGCCCGGTGCACAACCAGATCCCGGATTTCAACGACCTCGTTTACCACGGGGATTGGGAGGAAGCCTCGCGCAACCTCCACTCCACCAACAACTTCCCCGAGTTCACCGGCCGCATCTGCCCGGCGCCTTGCGAGGAGGCTTGCACCCTCAATCTCGAGGACACCCCGGTCACCATCAAGACCGTGGAACAGGCCATCGCCGACAAGGCCATCCGCTCGGGTTGGGTCAAGCCACAGGTCGCGGCCATCAAGACCGGCAAGTCGGTCGCCGTGGTCGGCAGTGGCCCGGCCGGCATGGCCGCGGCCCAGCAACTGGCCCGCGCCGGTCACGATGTGCATCTTTATGAGCGCGAGCCCAAGGCCGGCGGCCTGATGCGCTACGGCATCCCCGACTTCAAGATGGAAAAGGACCATATCGACTTCCGCGTCGAGCAGATGACCGCCGAAGGCGTCACCTTCCACTATGGCGAGAATATCGGGATTAGCCGACCCTTATCCGACCTGCAGGCGCGTCACGACGCAATCCTGCTGTGCGGTGGCGCCGAAAAGCCGCGTGACGTCTCTGCTGAAGGCGTTGAACTCAATGGCGTGCACTTTGCCATGCCTTTCCTCGTGCAACAGAACCGGCGCCTGGGTGGCGAGCCCATCCCCGAGGACGCTGTGCTGAGTGCCGCGGGCAAGCATGTGGTCGTTGTGGGCGGCGGCGACACCGCTTCGGACTGCGTGGGCACATCCTTCCGCCAGGGCGCCATTGCGGTGACCCAGCTTGATGTGCGCCCCATGCCGCCGGAAATGGAAAACAAGCTGACCAACTGGCCCAACTGGGCGGTCAAGATGCGCACCTCTTCGTCCCAGGCTGAAGGCGCCATTCGGGAATTTGCCGCTGGGACGATGAAGATCATCGGCAATGCCAAGGGCCAGGTCACCGGCGTTGAATGCGCCCGCGTTGATCGCGCGCGCCAGCCGATTCCCGGCACAGAATTCGTGATCAAGGCTGATCTGGTCTTGCTGGCGATCGGCTTTGCCGGTCCGGTCCAGGAGGGTATGCTGACCCAACTGGGCGCGCAGCTCGACAAGCGCGGCAACCTGTTTGCCGATACGTTCAGCTACAAAACCAGCGTCGACAAGGTTTACACCGCCGGCGATATGCGGCGTGGTCAGTCCCTCGTGGTCTGGGCGATTCGCGAGGGTCGTCAGGCCGCTCGCGCCATCGATCTCGATCTCATGGGCAAGACCGCCCTGCCCCGCTAA